A section of the Sphingomonas ginsenosidivorax genome encodes:
- a CDS encoding YaiI/YqxD family protein: MRILVDADACPVKDEIYKVAWRHEVPVTIVSNSHFRIPVHPLITRVVVSDGFDAADDWIAEQADARTVVITADILLADRCVKAGATVLSNAGKPFTTNSIGSAVAVRAIMADLRAGGDVIGGPAPFSKLDRSRFLSALDAALVRLKRG, encoded by the coding sequence ATCCGCATCCTCGTCGACGCCGACGCCTGCCCGGTAAAGGACGAGATCTACAAGGTCGCGTGGCGGCACGAGGTGCCCGTCACCATCGTCAGCAACAGCCATTTCCGTATCCCCGTCCACCCGTTGATCACCCGTGTGGTCGTCAGCGATGGCTTCGATGCCGCCGACGACTGGATCGCCGAGCAGGCGGACGCCCGCACCGTCGTCATTACCGCCGACATCCTGCTCGCGGATCGCTGCGTGAAGGCCGGTGCGACCGTGCTGTCCAACGCCGGCAAGCCGTTCACCACCAATTCGATCGGCAGCGCGGTCGCGGTGCGCGCGATCATGGCCGACCTGCGCGCCGGCGGCGACGTGATCGGCGGACCGGCACCTTTTTCGAAACTCGATCGTTCACGGTTCTTGTCTGCTCTTGATGCCGCACTCGTGCGGTTGAAACGCGGCTGA